DNA sequence from the Amycolatopsis sp. Hca4 genome:
CGACCTTCGTCGACGTCCGGCCGTCGTTCGTCGGGCACAACATCTGCTCGTCGGCCGACGACTACCTGCACAGCCTGACCTGGCCGGTGATCGAGTCCTACCACCCGACCGTCGCCGGGCAGTCGGGCGGCTACTACGCCCCGCTGCGGGCGGCGATCGGCTGAGCGCACCCGTGACGGCCACCCCGGTCCGCCGGGGTGGCCGTTCGCGCGTTCCGGCGACTGGACACCCACGTTAGCGGTCGCTAACATCGAGGCGGAGGTTAACGACCGCTAACTTCGAGGGAGCCCATGGACACGCCGGCACTGGGGACTACGGCTGCCCCGGACAGCGAGGCCTACGCCCGCAATGCCACTTCCCACGCGGAGCTGGTGGAAGACCTCCGCAAACGTTTGGCCGCCACCCGGCCGGGCGGCCCCGAGAAGGCCCGCACCCGGCACGTCGAGCGCGGCAAGCTGCTGCCGCGCGACCGCGTCGACACGCTGCTCGACCCGGGGTCGCCGTTCCTCGAGCTGTCCCCGCTGGCCGCGAACGGGCTGTACGACGACGAAGCGCCGTCGGCGGGCATCATCACCGGCGTCGGGCGGGTTTCGGGCCGGGAGTGCGTGGTCGTCGCCAACGACGCCACCGTCAAGGGCGGCACGTACTACCCGATGACGGTGAAGAAGCACCTGCGCGCCCAGGAGGTCGCCCTCCACAACAACCTGCCGTGCGTCTACCTGGTGGACTCCGGCGGAGCGTTCCTGCCTCGGCAGGACGAGGTCTTCCCGGATCGTGAACACTTCGGCCGGATCTTCTACAACCAGGCGACGATGTCCGCGCGCGGCATCCCGCAGATCGCCGCCGTGCTCGGCTCCTGCACCGCCGGCGGCGCCTACGTCCCGGCGATGAGCGACGAGGCCGTCATCGTCCGGAACCAGGGCACGATCTTCCTCGGCGGCCCGCCGCTGGTGAAGGCGGCGACCGGCGAGGTCGTCACGGCCGAAGAACTCGGCGGCGGTGACGTCCACGCGCGCCAGTCCGGCGTCACCGACCACCTGGCCGACGACGACGCGCACGCGCTGCGGATCGTCCGGTCCATCGTCTCGACGCTCGGCCCGCGCGCGCCGCGTCCCTGGGACGTCCTGCCGACCGAGGCCCCCGCGGTCGACCCGGCCGAGCTGTACGGTGTCGTGCCGACCGACCCGCGCGTGCCCTACGACGTGCGCGAGGTGATCGCCCGGATCGTCGACGGCAGCCGGTTCGGCGAGTT
Encoded proteins:
- a CDS encoding carboxyl transferase domain-containing protein; protein product: MDTPALGTTAAPDSEAYARNATSHAELVEDLRKRLAATRPGGPEKARTRHVERGKLLPRDRVDTLLDPGSPFLELSPLAANGLYDDEAPSAGIITGVGRVSGRECVVVANDATVKGGTYYPMTVKKHLRAQEVALHNNLPCVYLVDSGGAFLPRQDEVFPDREHFGRIFYNQATMSARGIPQIAAVLGSCTAGGAYVPAMSDEAVIVRNQGTIFLGGPPLVKAATGEVVTAEELGGGDVHARQSGVTDHLADDDAHALRIVRSIVSTLGPRAPRPWDVLPTEAPAVDPAELYGVVPTDPRVPYDVREVIARIVDGSRFGEFKKEYGATLVTGFARIHGHPVGIVANNGVLFAESAMKGAHFIELCDKRSIPLLFLQNITGFMVGRAYEAGGIAKHGAKMVTAVACARVPKLTVVIGGSFGAGNYSMCGRAYSPRFLWMWPNARISVMGGEQAASVLSTVRRDSIEARGGEWSTEDEEAFKDPIREQYEAQGSPYYSTARLWDDGVIDPADTRTVLGLALSAAANAPLAEVNYGVFRM